Proteins encoded within one genomic window of Streptomyces kaniharaensis:
- a CDS encoding ZIP family metal transporter translates to MNAFAAALWGAFAAFSLVIGAWLAVHLRPSRATTGEVLGFGAGALVAALAYELVPKGAMHNVGHFLALFAGAVVFYVVDRMVARQDAAPRRASGGEAAGRSIVVGALLDGIPESMVLGMGLAAGGSISVAFLAAVFVSNLPEALGATAAMQETGQAPRDAYRLWWSIVGVAAAAAALGYGLIRLVPHAEGQYVESFAAGAVLTMLADSMMPESFEQGGRLTGLLTVLGFAAAGALSLLD, encoded by the coding sequence ATGAACGCGTTCGCGGCTGCGCTGTGGGGAGCGTTCGCGGCCTTCTCGCTGGTCATCGGAGCCTGGCTGGCCGTCCACCTCAGACCGTCGAGGGCGACCACCGGCGAGGTGCTCGGCTTCGGCGCCGGAGCGCTGGTGGCCGCCCTCGCGTACGAGCTCGTGCCCAAGGGAGCCATGCACAACGTGGGGCACTTCCTCGCGCTCTTCGCCGGCGCGGTGGTGTTCTACGTCGTCGACCGCATGGTCGCCCGGCAGGACGCGGCGCCCCGGCGGGCTTCCGGCGGCGAGGCCGCGGGCAGGTCGATCGTCGTGGGCGCGCTGCTCGACGGCATCCCGGAGTCGATGGTGCTCGGCATGGGGCTGGCGGCGGGCGGCTCCATCAGCGTGGCCTTCCTGGCCGCGGTCTTCGTCTCCAACCTGCCGGAGGCCCTCGGAGCCACCGCCGCCATGCAGGAGACGGGTCAGGCACCGCGTGATGCCTACAGGCTCTGGTGGAGCATCGTCGGCGTCGCGGCGGCGGCCGCGGCCCTGGGCTACGGCCTGATCCGGCTCGTCCCGCACGCGGAGGGCCAGTACGTGGAGTCGTTCGCCGCGGGTGCCGTGCTGACCATGCTCGCGGACTCGATGATGCCCGAGTCGTTCGAACAGGGCGGCAGGCTCACGGGCCTGTTGACCGTTCTGGGCTTCGCCGCCGCCGGTGCGCTGTCACTGCTCGACTGA
- a CDS encoding SHOCT domain-containing protein has product MRWGAVDWRYAVDYPLLNIFFTTMWIFMWILWFFLLFRVVVDLFRDDGLSGWAKAGWAVFVIVLPFLGVLVYLIARGQGMGDRERAHAQQSEQAFRAYIQEAAATPSGAGTHADDLAKLASLRNAGDITEEEYQRAKEKVLA; this is encoded by the coding sequence ATGCGGTGGGGCGCCGTCGATTGGAGGTACGCGGTGGACTACCCGCTGCTCAACATCTTCTTCACGACCATGTGGATCTTCATGTGGATCCTCTGGTTCTTCCTGTTGTTCCGCGTCGTCGTCGACCTCTTCCGGGACGACGGGCTCAGCGGTTGGGCCAAGGCCGGCTGGGCCGTCTTCGTCATCGTGCTCCCGTTCCTCGGCGTGCTCGTCTACCTGATCGCCCGGGGCCAGGGCATGGGAGATCGCGAGCGCGCGCACGCGCAGCAGTCCGAGCAGGCATTCCGCGCGTACATCCAGGAGGCAGCCGCAACGCCGTCCGGGGCGGGCACCCACGCGGACGATCTGGCGAAGCTCGCCAGCCTCAGGAACGCGGGGGACATCACCGAGGAGGAGTACCAGCGAGCGAAGGAGAAGGTGCTCGCCTGA
- a CDS encoding YhjD/YihY/BrkB family envelope integrity protein yields the protein MPFVGRLLTQLVHVNVLDTATRMAAQIFLTAVPTVFILAAFAPDSARNNLVESLRGALGLRPTSLDEFQQIFNATSETVRDATGGIGIVVTLLSATACSRVLQRLCERSWHMSHTGARVAAWRWLAWLLVWLAALLFQGRIHAAFGAGSGLGTALSLVSGTLLWWWTQHVLLGGRIRWLPLLPGAVITGAGLLVFFWASKIYMPHAFDRSITQFGPFGLVFTLLSWLIMICVTITVCIATGYVVASEGHLARLLGTPSAENAAQSAVRTAD from the coding sequence GTGCCGTTCGTCGGCCGGCTCCTCACCCAACTGGTCCACGTGAACGTCCTGGACACCGCGACCCGGATGGCGGCGCAGATCTTCCTGACCGCGGTACCGACGGTCTTCATCCTCGCCGCGTTCGCGCCGGACTCGGCGCGCAACAACCTGGTGGAATCCCTGCGGGGAGCTCTCGGCCTGCGTCCCACCTCGCTGGACGAGTTCCAGCAGATCTTCAACGCGACCAGCGAGACCGTTCGTGACGCGACCGGTGGCATCGGGATCGTCGTGACTCTGCTCTCCGCCACGGCCTGCAGTCGCGTGCTCCAGCGGCTGTGCGAGCGGTCGTGGCACATGTCGCACACGGGTGCGCGGGTGGCGGCCTGGCGTTGGCTCGCCTGGCTGCTGGTCTGGTTGGCCGCCCTGCTGTTCCAGGGCCGGATCCACGCGGCGTTCGGCGCCGGTTCGGGCCTGGGGACCGCCCTGTCGCTCGTCTCCGGCACCCTGCTGTGGTGGTGGACCCAGCACGTGCTTCTCGGTGGCCGGATTCGCTGGCTCCCCCTGCTGCCGGGAGCGGTGATCACGGGAGCGGGGCTGCTGGTCTTCTTCTGGGCGTCGAAGATCTACATGCCGCACGCCTTCGACCGGAGCATCACCCAGTTCGGCCCGTTCGGCCTGGTGTTCACGCTGCTGTCCTGGCTCATCATGATCTGCGTGACCATCACCGTGTGCATCGCGACCGGTTACGTCGTCGCGAGTGAGGGCCACCTGGCGCGTCTGCTCGGGACACCGTCGGCCGAGAACGCGGCTCAGTCCGCCGTTCGGACGGCGGACTGA
- a CDS encoding DUF6325 family protein, which translates to MTELGPVDLVVLSFPSGQPPDSFLRALEDVEKREAVRVLDALVVAKDADGKLSRLELSDFEDLADAAARVAARRTMSLAGVEDIDEIAVVMEPDTTVLALLVENVWARETAAEVRRHDGRLLATVRIPYDRIVEVETVLGQQPAGPTDAAR; encoded by the coding sequence ATGACCGAACTCGGACCGGTGGACCTGGTCGTCCTCTCCTTCCCCAGCGGTCAGCCGCCGGACTCCTTCCTCCGCGCGCTGGAGGACGTCGAGAAGCGCGAGGCCGTCCGTGTGCTGGACGCCCTGGTCGTGGCGAAGGACGCCGACGGCAAGCTGAGCCGCCTCGAGCTGTCCGACTTCGAGGACCTGGCTGACGCGGCGGCCCGGGTCGCGGCCCGGCGCACCATGAGCCTGGCCGGGGTCGAGGACATCGACGAGATCGCCGTGGTGATGGAGCCCGACACCACGGTGCTCGCCCTGCTCGTGGAGAACGTCTGGGCCCGCGAGACGGCGGCCGAGGTGCGTCGGCACGACGGCCGACTGCTGGCGACCGTGCGGATCCCGTACGACCGGATCGTCGAGGTCGAAACGGTCCTCGGACAGCAGCCTGCTGGACCGACCGACGCGGCTCGGTGA
- a CDS encoding LuxR C-terminal-related transcriptional regulator, with amino-acid sequence MTPTGDPVLAARFAVPSVPTTFVRRPRLVKLLSDGEGCPLILVNGPAGAGKTLLVADWTGSAAMPGPVVWLTLERGDDMPGTFWAYVLAALRRSAGSLPDGVGTPARADEVDPSLLARLAAHLSNRDEPVLLVLDEFERVASTEIASQLHFVLRHSAPGLRLVLISRSEPLLPLHRYRAAGEITDIRNGDLAFTPPETAALLSRHGLSLPADDARALTERTRGWAAGLRLTALATQGAADPEGFLAEFEASRSTVADFLLAEVLDVQPAETQDLLLRTSILEQTHPDLADALTGRQDADGILARLQHANAFVEPIGHSWYRHHPLFAEILRVQLRARHPGLEPELHRRAARWLGEAGRLADALPHAVEGDDWAFATTRFVDDLAIGRLFTGLDSNHFAELFSGMGPEAAGPAADIVRAARDLARNDTDNGLNHLQRAEEGLLDDGPADASAARLSCAFLRVIAGRLIGSADMAQTAAQAAEDLARTIPERLLGDHPELTALLQTDLGSALLWEGRFETARTALTAAAEAPDSPATAFPRHESLSRLALIELLRGWIGRAEAHAHRALAEAERCGLPPSSCTGVGQLVLAEVAVDRDDLPAARTALQCAAESSAARHDPIVANGLVIVRSRLFLAARDPEAALTALADAGGLTSASAPSPWVADRVALAASAAHLAAGDPEAAVEALEDRVSSGPERAVGLARVHLASGDGERALEVLDSVHGESGSGPGTAVPVLLARSQAAVLLGDDASAARLLGRALATARPEHLRRPFCDAGPWLRRLLRNRPVLARAHDWLPAGLLAGLPRPDTVRDGAVLLVEPLSEREREVLDRAAQMMSTEEIAADLHLSVNTVKTHLKSINRKLSATRRGEAVRRAKELHLL; translated from the coding sequence GTGACGCCGACCGGCGATCCGGTGCTCGCGGCCCGGTTCGCGGTGCCCTCGGTGCCCACGACCTTCGTCCGCAGGCCGCGGCTCGTGAAGCTGCTCTCGGACGGCGAAGGGTGCCCGCTGATCCTGGTGAACGGCCCGGCCGGGGCCGGGAAGACGCTGCTCGTCGCGGACTGGACCGGTTCGGCCGCCATGCCGGGGCCCGTCGTCTGGCTGACCCTCGAACGCGGGGACGACATGCCCGGCACGTTCTGGGCCTACGTCCTGGCAGCCCTGCGCCGCTCCGCCGGATCCCTGCCCGACGGCGTCGGCACACCGGCGCGTGCCGACGAGGTGGACCCTTCGCTGCTCGCCCGGCTCGCGGCGCACCTGAGCAACCGGGACGAGCCGGTACTGCTCGTGCTCGACGAGTTCGAGCGGGTGGCCTCGACCGAGATCGCGTCCCAGCTCCACTTCGTGCTCCGCCACTCGGCCCCGGGTCTGCGCCTCGTCCTGATCAGCCGATCCGAGCCGCTGCTGCCGCTCCACCGCTACCGGGCCGCCGGGGAGATCACGGACATCCGCAACGGGGACCTGGCCTTCACCCCGCCGGAGACCGCCGCCCTGCTCTCCCGGCACGGCCTGTCCCTACCCGCCGACGATGCTCGCGCGCTGACCGAGCGCACCCGGGGGTGGGCGGCCGGACTCCGGCTGACCGCCCTCGCGACCCAGGGCGCCGCCGACCCGGAGGGTTTCCTCGCGGAGTTCGAGGCGAGCCGGAGCACGGTGGCCGACTTCCTGCTCGCCGAGGTGCTCGACGTCCAGCCCGCCGAGACGCAGGACCTCCTGCTGCGGACGAGCATCCTGGAGCAGACCCATCCCGATCTCGCCGACGCACTCACCGGGCGGCAGGACGCCGACGGCATCCTCGCCCGGCTCCAGCACGCGAACGCGTTCGTCGAGCCCATCGGCCACTCCTGGTACCGGCACCATCCGCTCTTCGCCGAGATCCTCCGGGTCCAGCTCCGCGCCCGTCACCCCGGCCTCGAACCCGAGCTGCACCGCCGTGCGGCCCGGTGGCTCGGCGAGGCCGGCCGGCTCGCCGACGCGCTCCCGCACGCCGTCGAGGGGGACGACTGGGCGTTCGCGACGACCCGGTTCGTCGACGACCTGGCGATCGGGCGGCTGTTCACCGGCCTCGATTCGAACCACTTCGCCGAGCTCTTCTCCGGGATGGGTCCGGAGGCCGCGGGCCCTGCCGCGGATATCGTCCGCGCGGCACGCGACCTCGCGAGGAACGACACCGACAACGGCCTGAACCACCTACAGCGGGCCGAGGAAGGCCTCCTGGACGACGGCCCGGCGGACGCGTCCGCGGCCCGGCTGAGCTGCGCGTTCCTCCGGGTCATCGCGGGCAGACTGATCGGCTCCGCGGACATGGCGCAAACCGCCGCCCAGGCGGCGGAGGACCTTGCGCGGACGATCCCGGAGAGGCTGCTGGGGGATCACCCGGAACTGACCGCTCTGCTCCAGACCGACCTCGGCTCGGCACTGCTGTGGGAGGGCCGCTTCGAGACCGCCAGGACGGCGCTCACAGCGGCGGCCGAAGCTCCCGACAGCCCCGCCACGGCCTTCCCGCGGCACGAGTCCCTCAGCCGGCTCGCCCTGATCGAGCTGCTGCGCGGATGGATCGGCAGGGCCGAGGCGCATGCCCACCGGGCACTCGCGGAAGCCGAGCGCTGCGGACTCCCCCCGTCGTCCTGTACGGGCGTGGGCCAGCTCGTCCTGGCCGAGGTCGCCGTCGACCGCGACGATCTGCCCGCCGCGCGAACCGCTCTGCAGTGCGCTGCCGAGTCGTCGGCCGCCCGTCATGACCCGATCGTGGCCAACGGACTGGTAATCGTGCGATCCCGGCTGTTCCTGGCGGCCCGGGACCCGGAGGCCGCGCTCACCGCCCTCGCCGACGCGGGCGGCCTCACATCCGCCTCCGCACCCTCGCCGTGGGTGGCAGACCGGGTGGCCCTGGCCGCGTCCGCGGCACATCTGGCCGCGGGGGACCCGGAAGCCGCCGTGGAGGCGCTGGAGGACCGGGTGTCGAGCGGACCGGAACGCGCCGTCGGCCTGGCCCGCGTGCACCTCGCCTCCGGTGACGGCGAGCGGGCCCTGGAGGTCCTCGACTCGGTCCATGGTGAGAGCGGCAGCGGTCCGGGCACGGCGGTGCCCGTGCTGCTGGCACGGTCGCAGGCGGCTGTGCTCCTCGGCGACGACGCCTCGGCCGCGCGCCTGCTCGGTCGCGCACTCGCCACGGCCCGGCCCGAGCACCTCCGGCGTCCGTTCTGCGACGCGGGGCCGTGGCTGCGCCGACTGCTCCGCAACCGACCGGTGCTCGCCCGCGCACACGACTGGCTCCCCGCGGGCCTGCTCGCCGGACTTCCGCGCCCCGACACGGTCCGCGACGGCGCCGTCCTGCTGGTCGAACCGCTCAGCGAGCGGGAGCGCGAGGTCCTCGACCGGGCGGCGCAGATGATGTCGACGGAGGAGATCGCCGCCGACCTCCACCTGTCGGTGAACACCGTCAAGACCCACCTGAAGAGCATCAACCGCAAGCTCTCCGCCACCCGACGCGGAGAGGCGGTGCGGCGCGCGAAGGAACTCCACCTGCTCTGA
- a CDS encoding dihydrofolate reductase family protein — protein sequence MSRVRVHNLSVSLDGFATGEGQSLDAPFGHAGLRLPAWFFATRSFRQMQGEAGGSTGVDDAVAGAWGTDIGAEIMGRNKFGPQRGPWEDHEWNGWWGPNPPFHTPVFVLTHHPRPSVEMEGGTTFHFIDATPQEALRQASEAAAGLDVRIGGGPTTVRQFLAEDLVDHLHVVVVPIVLGRGERLWGGLEGLEGRFDVESVTTPSGVTHVTFTRP from the coding sequence ATGTCCCGTGTGAGAGTCCACAACCTCTCCGTCTCCCTCGACGGCTTCGCCACCGGCGAAGGACAGAGTCTCGACGCCCCGTTCGGCCACGCCGGCCTTCGCCTGCCCGCGTGGTTCTTCGCGACCCGCTCCTTCCGGCAGATGCAGGGCGAAGCCGGCGGCAGCACCGGTGTCGACGACGCCGTCGCCGGCGCCTGGGGCACCGACATCGGGGCGGAGATCATGGGCCGCAACAAGTTCGGCCCCCAGCGCGGGCCCTGGGAGGACCACGAGTGGAACGGCTGGTGGGGCCCCAACCCGCCCTTCCACACCCCGGTGTTCGTCCTCACCCACCACCCGCGCCCGTCCGTGGAGATGGAGGGCGGCACCACGTTCCACTTCATCGACGCCACGCCGCAGGAGGCGCTCCGCCAGGCGTCCGAGGCCGCCGCCGGCCTGGACGTGCGCATCGGGGGCGGGCCCACCACCGTGCGCCAGTTCCTCGCCGAGGACCTCGTCGACCACCTGCACGTCGTGGTCGTCCCGATCGTCCTGGGCCGCGGCGAGCGCCTGTGGGGCGGGCTCGAAGGACTCGAAGGGCGCTTCGACGTCGAGTCCGTGACCACCCCCAGCGGC